One Vibrio sp. CDRSL-10 TSBA genomic region harbors:
- a CDS encoding NAD(P)H-binding protein, with protein MSHHHSDNHSDKKVPSPAMVSSDKPAHCVMIAGASGLVGSHTLDQLLQHAAIDKVITLTRHPLKVQHDKLSEVISPLLDTKDWVNTAMTIQLGIIALGTTLKQAGSKSALESVDYTLVCQVAQRMKDAGVTRLAVVSSYGASPNSMSHYLRCKGRAEQTISKMGFEQVIFVRPGPLVGKREEIRASELWLQRFMTFGQYLMLGELKNFIPIAAKDVAAVMIDGLLNYQHAPVTCLNSQAMRQVLTRTNDSL; from the coding sequence ATGAGTCACCATCACTCAGACAACCACTCAGATAAAAAGGTACCTTCACCAGCTATGGTTTCATCAGATAAACCTGCTCATTGCGTTATGATTGCCGGAGCCAGCGGACTGGTCGGCTCACATACCCTGGATCAGTTACTACAACATGCGGCGATCGATAAGGTCATCACCCTTACCCGCCATCCTCTCAAGGTTCAGCATGACAAACTGAGCGAAGTGATTTCGCCCCTGCTTGACACCAAAGACTGGGTAAATACGGCAATGACCATACAACTTGGCATCATCGCTTTAGGCACCACCCTTAAACAAGCAGGTTCAAAGTCTGCACTGGAGTCGGTGGACTATACCTTGGTGTGTCAGGTCGCCCAGCGCATGAAAGACGCAGGAGTAACCCGCTTAGCCGTGGTATCGAGTTACGGTGCCAGCCCTAACTCAATGTCGCATTACCTACGTTGCAAAGGGAGAGCTGAACAGACCATCAGCAAAATGGGGTTCGAACAGGTTATCTTTGTTCGCCCCGGTCCATTAGTCGGAAAGCGGGAAGAAATCCGGGCCAGTGAGTTATGGCTGCAGCGTTTTATGACATTTGGCCAATACCTGATGTTAGGTGAGTTAAAAAACTTTATTCCGATCGCAGCGAAAGATGTCGCTGCCGTGATGATCGACGGATTATTGAATTACCAGCACGCACCTGTTACCTGCCTCAATTCACAAGCTATGCGCCAGGTGCTGACCAGGACCAACGACTCGTTATAA